A window of the Brassica napus cultivar Da-Ae chromosome C5, Da-Ae, whole genome shotgun sequence genome harbors these coding sequences:
- the LOC106389841 gene encoding protein PHOTOPERIOD-INDEPENDENT EARLY FLOWERING 1 isoform X2, which produces MASRGGKSIPDSAMSSKGAKSRPDSDSKPKRHKTLEAPKEPRRPKTHWDHVIEEMIWLSKDFESERKWKLAQAKKVALRASKGMVDQASREERKLKEEEQRLRKVALNISKDVKKFWIKVEKLVLYKHQLVRNEKKKKAMDKQLEFLLGQTERYSTMLAENLVEPYKHGHNKSPKPILAIESKSDEERAEETPSELNACLESETLDVDEDYDLNSEDASEDDEDTIEEDEKHFTKQERQEELESLQNEVDLPVEELLRRYTASRVSGETSPERDENEANLASVGEDHIEADKNNLTASEETEGSPSVRRSNDSFDHLAVSETHTHDHKPGPKTASVKSGKEDQTYDFNDEQEDVDFVAATGEEKDDETTLSVEEELAKADSVDPEDEIALLQKESEMSIEELLARYKEDFGGKDLSEDDSSDIRQQADSDDENVESAECKPALQPCSEKDEGTSNEIKEDDGKDNSDKIADAAAAARSAQPTGFTYSTTKVRTKLPFLLKHSLREYQHIGLDWLVTMYEKRLNGILADEMGLGKTIMTIALLAHLACDKGIWGPHLIVVPTSVMLNWETEFLKWCPAFKILTYFGSAKERKLKRQGWMKLNSFHVCITTYRLVIQDSKMFKRKKWKYLILDEAHLIKNWKSQRWQTLLNFNSKRRILLTGTPLQNDLMELWSLMHFLMPHVFQSHQEFKDWFCNPIAGMVEGQDKINREVIDRLHNVLRPFLLRRLKRDVEKQLPQKHEHVIFCRLSKRQRNLYEDFIASTETQATLNSGSFFGMISIIMQLRKVCNHPDLFEGRPIVSSFDMPGIDVQLSSRICSLLLKSPFSRVDLEDLGFLFTHHDFSMTSWEGDEIKTISTPSDLIKHRVDLKDNPEEVPLSLVNRKNLQGTNIFEEIRKAVFEERVKESKDRAAAIAWWNSLRCRRKPTYSTSLRTLLTIKGPLDDIHHLKANRPSYMYSSMLADIVLSPIERFQKVIELVEAFTFAIPAARAPSPACWCSKSDSPVFLSPSYKEKVTDLLSPLLSPIRPAIVRRQVYFPDRRLIQFDCGKLQELAMLLRKLKFGGHRALIFTQMTKMLDILEAFINLYGYTYMRLDGSTPPEERQTLMQRFNTNPKIFLFILSTRSGGVGINLVGADTVIFYDSDWNPAMDQQAQDRCHRIGQTREVHIYRLISESTIEENILKKANQKRALDNLVIQNGEYNTEFFKKLDPMELFSGHKTLTRKDEEEKSKNCEAELPLSNADVEAALKHAEDEADYMALKRVEEEEAVENQEFTEEPIERPEDDEIVNEDDIKSDEPADQGVAAAGSAKEEVSLVPIDNRDERDDIITLSQEEDNDVPDDVKQMAAAAAAAGQAISSFENQLRPIDRYAIRFLEVWDPIIVEAAIENEAGFEEKEWELDHIEKYKEEMEAEIDDGEEPLVYEKWDADFATEAYRQQVEVLAQHQLMEDLENEAREREAAEEAERRLALNESAHVLKPKKKKKVKKAKYKSLKKGSLGSESKQAKPVVKVEASSDEDNEECGYVSSSDSDMVSPRLQKRMKGKKRELVFDSDEEKNSKKKAKKHKKPLSHSDIKCKTPHDELVPSKPSDSMAVDNELKPANRGKTLGKKFIISMPIKRVLMIKPEKLKKGNLWSRDCVPSPDSWLPQEDAVLCAMVHEYGSNWSLVSETLYGMAAGGAYRGRHRHPAYCCERYRELMQRHVLSASDSVVNEKNLNAGSGKALLKVTEENMRALLNVAAEQPDTEMLLQKHFTCLLSSIWRTSTRSTNNQKLSLNSPIFNRQVMGSANHTQELARKPFQGMKITSLSSKLVEFALQDSSTSQPLDTASRPRLQEPINKVGLDLTLEFPHGNDDSSTHFPPIIKLTIDGSDSFNYVNDPPGEDKLKVSRIAAEDRYRNAANACIEDSFGWASNTFPAYDPKSRSGVKAQSLGKHKLSASDTPKSSKSKQRKLSAAEQSEVSWVRRNDPNLKFDFTPADREEVEEDKEVSEEIEMIGCSHWYDPLLTSGLDDCSLASEPSGIE; this is translated from the exons GGGACCATGTTATAGAGGAGATGATTTGGCTCTCAAAG GACTTTGAGTCTGAGAGGAAATGGAAGCTAGCTCAGGCAAAGAAAGTTGCTCTGAGGGCCAGCAAAGGCATGGTAGATCAAGCTTCGAGGGAAGAAAGGAAGCTTAAG GAAGAAGAACAGAGACTGAGGAAAGTAGCCCTTAATATCTCTAAAGACGTTAAAAAGTTTTGGATCAAAGTTGAGAAGCTG GTGCTCTACAAGCATCAGCTAGTACGCaatgagaaaaagaagaaggctaTGGACAAGCAACTTGAGTTTCTGTTAGGCCAGACTGAGAG GTACTCAACTATGTTGGCAGAAAATTTAGTGGAGCCTTATAAACATGGCCACAACAAATCTCCTAAACCTATTCTGGCTATCGAATCAAAAAGTGATGAAGAAAGGGCAGAAGAGACACCTTCGGAGTTGAATGCTT GTCTTGAATCAGAAACTCTTGATGTCGATGAGGATTATGATCTCAATTCCGAGGATGCGTCA gaagatgatgaagatacTATTGAGGAGGATGAAAAGCACTTCACCAAACAGGAAAGGCAAGAAGAGTTGGAATCTTTGCAAAATGAAGTGGATCTACCAGTTGAGGAGCTACTCAGACGTTATACTGCTAGTAGAG TTAGCGGAGAAACCAGCCCAGAAAGAGATGAAAATGAAGCTAATCTGGCATCAGTAGGTGAAGATCATATAGAGG CTGACAAAAACAATCTTACAGCTTCTGAAGAAACTGAAGGGAGCCCAAGTGTTCGTCGTTCT AATGATAGCTTTGATCATTTAGCAGTATCCGAGACCCATACACATGATCACAAGCCAGGCCCAAAAACTGCCTCTGTGAAGTCCGGAAAGGAAGATCAGACCTATGATTTCAACGATGAACAG GAGGATGTTGATTTTGTTGCTGCCACTGGTGAGGAAAAG GATGATGAGACGACACTGTCCGTTGAAGAGGAACTGGCAAAAGCAGATAGTGTGGACCCTGAGGACGAG ATTGCTCTGCTACAGAAGGAGAGTGAAATGTCTATTGAAGAATTGCTTGCAAGGTATAAGGAG GATTTCGGTGGCAAGGATTTATCTGAAGATGATTCGTCAGATATCAGGCAGCAAGCTGATTCAGATGACGAAAATGTTGAATCAGCCGAATGTAAGCCAGCTTTACAGCCTTGCTCAGAAAAAGATGAAGGCACATCCAATGAAATAAAAGAAGATGATGGTAAAGATAACAGTGACAAAATTGCTgatgcagcagcagcagcaagaTCTGCACAGCCAACTGGATTTACATACTCTACAACAAAAGTTAGAACGAAATTGCCGTTTCTTCTCAAGCATTCTTTGCGTGAGTACCAACACATTGGCTTAGACTGGCTTGTCACGATGTATGAGAAAAGGTTGAATGGGATTTTAGCTGATGAAATGGGTCTTGGAAAGACGATCATGACCATCGCTCTTCTCGCACATCTTGCTTGTGATAAGGGGATATGGGGTCCCCATCTGATCGTGGTTCCGACAAGTGTGATGCTGAATTGGGAAACTGAATTTCTTAAATGGTGTCCTGCATTCAAAATCCTCACCTACTTTGGGAGTGCAAAGGAGCGAAAACTCAAGAGACAAGGGTGGATGAAGCTGAACTCCTTTCATGTATGCATAACAACCTATAGGCTAGTTATCCAGGACAGTAAAATGTTCAAGCGCAAGAAGTGGAAGTACTTGATTCTTGATGAAGCCCATTTAATTAAGAACTGGAAGTCTCAGAGATGGCAAACTCTGTTGAACTTCAATTCTAAACGCAGAATTTTGTTGACTGGTACACCGCTGCAAAATGATCTTATGGAATTGTGGTCACTGATGCATTTTCTGATGCCACATGTCTTTCAGTCTCACCAGGAGTTCAAAGATTGGTTCTGTAACCCGATAGCAGGGATGGTGGAGGGCCAAGATAAAATCAATAGAGAAGTTATTGATCGCTTGCATAATGTCCTCCGTCCTTTCCTTCTACGACGCCTAAAAAGAGATGTAGAAAAACAACTTCCTCAGAAACATGAGCATGTTATTTTCTGCAGATTGTCTAAGAGGCAGCGCAACTTGTATGAGGACTTCATAGCAAGCACAGAAACACAGGCTACACTTAACAGCGGAAGCTTTTTTGGGATGATAAGTATCATAATGCAACTGCGGAAAGTTTGTAATCATCCTGATCTCTTTGAGGGTCGGCCTATTGTAAGTTCTTTTGATATGCCTGGCATTGATGTGCAGTTGAGTTCGAGAATCTGCTCTCTTCTTTTGAAAAGTCCATTTTCCAGAGTCGATCTTGAAGATCTGGGATTCTTATTCACCCATCATGATTTTTCTATGACTTCTTGGGAAGGGGATGAGATCAAGACTATTTCAACGCCCTCCGATTTGATCAAGCATCGGGTGGACTTGAAGGATAATCCAGAAGAAGTTCCTCTGAGTTTAGTAAACCGCAAAAATCTGCAAGGgacaaatatttttgaagaaattcGTAAGGCTGTCTTTGAGGAAAGGGTTAAAGAATCCAAGGATCGGGCAGCAGCCATTGCATGGTGGAATTCTTTGAGATGCCGGAGAAAGCCTACTTACTCTACATCTTTAAGAACTCTTTTAACCATTAAGGGTCCTCTTGATGATATACACCATCTCAAAGCTAATCGTCCATCTTACATGTACTCCTCAATGCTCGCTGACATAGTTCTTTCACCGATCGAGCGTTTCCAGAAGGTAATTGAGCTAGTCGAAGCTTTCACGTTTGCGATTCCTGCTGCAAGAGCGCCTTCACCTGCTTGCTGGTGCAGCAAAAGTGACTCTCCTGTTTTTCTTAGTCCATCGTACAAGGAGAAAGTTACAGATCTATTGTCACCTCTTCTGTCTCCGATTAGGCCTGCGATTGTTAGGAGACAAGTATATTTTCCAGATAGGCGGCTGATACAGTTTGACTGTGGTAAGCTGCAGGAGCTTGCTATGTTActgagaaaattaaaatttggggGTCACAGAGCGTTGATATTCACGCAAATGACCAAGATGCTTGACATCTTGGAGGCTTTCATTAATTTATACGGTTATACCTACATGCGTCTTGACGGTTCTACTCCACCAGAAGAGAGGCAGACATTAATGCAGCGGTTTAACACAAATCCCAAGATTTTTCTCTTCATCTTGTCAACCCGAAGTGGGGGTGTAGGCATAAACCTTGTTGGTGCAGACACAGTTATCTTCTATGACAGTGACTGGAATCCCGCAATGGATCAACAAGCTCAAGATCGCTGCCACAGGATTGGTCAGACACGGGAAGTGCATATTTATCGGTTGATAAGTGAGAGCACCATTGAAGAGAATATCTTGAAGAAGGCAAACCAGAAGCGTGCGCTTGATAACCTAGTTATTCAGAATGGTGAATATAACACCGAGTTTTTCAAGAAGCTCGACCCAATGGAATTGTTCTCTGGGCATAAAACTCTGACTAGGAAGGATGAAGAGGAAAAGAGCAAGAATTGTGAGGCGGAGCTCCCTCTGTCAAACGCAGATGTCGAGGCTGCTTTAAAACATGCAGAAGATGAAGCAGATTATATGGCTCTCAAaagagtagaagaagaagaagctgtggaGAATCAAGAGTTTACAGAAGAACCTATAGAGAGACCAGAAGACGATGAGATAGTAAATGAGGATGACATTAAGTCTGATGAGCCTGCTGATCAAGGTGTAGCTGCAGCTGGGTCGGCTAAAGAAGAAGTTTCATTGGTACCTATTGATAACAGGGATGAGAGAGATGACATCATTACTTTAAGCCAAGAAGAAGATAATGATGTACCAGATGATGTCAAGCAAATGGCTGCAGCAGCCGCTGCTGCTGGACAAGCTATCTCATCTTTTGAGAACCAGCTGCGTCCTATTGATAGATATGCGATTAGATTTTTAGAGGTTTGGGACCCCATCATTGTTGAGGCTGCTATTGAAAATGAAGCGGGATTTGAAGAGAAAGAATGGGAACTTGACCACATTGAGAAGTACAAGGAGGAAATGGAAGCTGAAATTGATGATGGTGAAGAGCCTCTTGTTTATGAGA AATGGGACGCTGATTTTGCAACCGAGGCATACAGGCAGCAAGTTGAAGTTTTAGCTCAGCACCAG TTGATGGAAGATCTAGAAAATGAAGCTAGAGAGAGGGAAGCTGCAGAAGAGGCTGAAAGGCGTTTGGCACT GAACGAAAGTGCCCATGTACTTAAacctaagaagaagaaaaaggtgAAGAAAGCCAAATATAAATCCCTGAAAAAAGGATCACTCGGGTCCGAGTCAAAACAAGCGAAGCCAGTGGTGAAAGTTGAAGCTTCGAGTGATGAAGACAATGAAGAATGCGGATATGTGAGTAGCAGTGACTCAGACATGGTCTCACCGCGTTTGCAGAAACGTATGAAAGGCAAGAAAAGAGAATTAGTCTTCGACAGTGATGAAGAGAAGAACTCgaagaagaaagcaaagaaGCATAAGAAGCCTCTTTCACATTCAGATATCAAATGCAAGACTCCGCATGATGAACTGGTTCCATCAAAGCCGTCTGACAGTATGGCTGTTGATAATGAATTGAAACCGGCAAACAGGGGTAAAACCCTAGGGAAAAAGTTCATCATTTCTATGCCAATAAAGCGTGTTCTTATGATCAAGCCAGAGAAATTGAAGAAAGGAAATCTCTGGTCTAGAGACTGTGTTCCCTCGCCTGATTCTTGGTTGCCTCAGGAAGATGCTGTATTGTGTGCTATGGTTCATGAATATGGGTCTAACTGGAGTTTAGTTAGCGAGACTCTTTACGGAATGGCTGCTGGTGGAGCTTACAGAGGAAGGCATCGCCATCCTGCATATTGTTGTGAGAGATATAGGGAGCTTATGCAGCGACATGTTTTGTCTGCTTCCGACAGTGTAGTGAACGAAAAGAACCTCAACGCTGGTTCTGGGAAGGCTCTCCTTAAAGTAACTGAG GAAAATATGCGGGCACTCCTAAATGTTGCAGCTGAGCAGCCAGATACGGAGATGCTCCTTCAAAAACACTTTACttgcttgctgtcttcaatctggAGGACGTCAACACGCTCTACAAACAATCAAAAGCTCTCCTTAAATAGTCCCATATTCAACAGACAGGTTATGGGTTCTGCGAATCACACTCAAGAATTAGCGAGAAAACCTTTTCAGGGGATGAAGATCACCAGCTTAAGTAGCAAGTTGGTAGAATTCGCTCTCCAGGACTCAAGCACGAGCCAGCCACTCGATACTGCTTCTCGTCCTAGATTACAGGAACCTATCAATAAAGTGGGATTAGACCTAACCTTGGAGTTCCCACATGGCAATGATGATTCCTCGACTCATTTCCCACCCATCATAAAGCTAACTATTGATGGATCAGATTCATTCAATTATGTGAATGACCCTCCAGGGGAAGATAAGCTCAAAGTATCTCGGATTGCTGCAGAGGACCGTTACAG GAATGCTGCAAATGCGTGTATTGAAGATTCGTTTGGATGGGCTTCAAACACGTTCCCCGCATATGATCCGAAGTCGAGAAGTGGAGTGAAAGCACAGTCCCTGGGGAAGCACAAGCTATCCGCCTCAGACACGCCCAAGTCCTCAAAGAGCAAACAGCGAAAACTCTCAGCAGCAGAACAATCGGAAGTGTCATGGGTGAGGCGAAATGACCCTAATCTCAAGTTCGATTTTACACCTGCCGATAGAGAAGAGGTGGAAGAGGATAAGGAGGTTTCAGAAGAGATAGAGATGATAGGTTGTTCACATTGGTATGATCCTTTGTTAACCTCAGGCCTTGATGATTGCTCATTAGCGTCTGAACCCTCAGGAATAGAGTAG